From a region of the Dictyostelium discoideum AX4 chromosome 2 chromosome, whole genome shotgun sequence genome:
- a CDS encoding transmembrane protein gives MYRNILRKLKRQINTILKIYIFIKKHEHHLRKLFVIFQVIISIVLLSLSVTTNDHDHLFDSWYYFASHLILSLFGIFVFFKKSTNSKLLYLYVILLSGLLITASFSFFWYSGELNIIENTCISDQCNHDRAYYRKKTYKIIALIVVEGVALHPNLSWLIQVLKKERKLKQLNTINNTNDTAIRSPSLNNISGNNNNNINNNNINNSNNNINNTSYNNDYFNNHNIINNNKNNIYNNNNKINSELQPPSILNKNSKPIE, from the exons atgtataGAAATATattaagaaaattaaaaaggcaaataaatacaattttaaaaatttatatatttattaaaaaacatgAACATCATTTaagaaaattatttgtaatatttcaagtt ataatttcaattgtacTATTATCTTTATCAGTAACAACGAATGACCATGATcatttatttgattcatGGTATTATTTTGCATcccatttaatattatctttatttggtatttttgttttttttaaaaaatcaacaaattcaaaattattgtatttg tATGTAATATTACTAAGTGGTTTATTAATAACtgcttcattttcatttttttggtattctggtgaattaaatattattgaaaatacaTGTATAAGTGATCAATGTAATCATGATAGAGCATATTACAGAAAGAaaacatataaaataatagcaTTAATTGTAGTTGAAGGTGTTGCATTACATCCCAATTTAAGTTGGCTAattcaagttttaaaaaaagaaagaaaattaaaacaattgaatactataaataatacaaacgATACAGCTATAAGATCtccatcattaaataatatatctggtaataataataataatatcaataataataatatcaataattcaaataataatattaataatactagttataataatgattattttaataaccataatattattaataataataaaaataatatttacaataataataataaaataaatagtgAATTACAACCaccatcaattttaaataaaaattcaaaaccaattgaataa
- a CDS encoding PhoPQ-activated pathogenicity-related protein, protein MKLSIVTFIVTVVVLSVIYIYNSSTLLESRVLKDYVEKYDPNYKWTLNATYNTNVSTIYILELTSQKWDMGNSSSPLWKHWLTVCIPNNATENLETGLLLIDGGSTVNWAVPSVNGWSSFGQQLCKTSNEITATVQQVPNEPLIFDNNGIKRSEDGIVALTWRKYIDTKDSNWVSLLPQTKSAIKAMDAVQEFGKEIGKFSIKNFVVTGASKRGWTTWGTAMSSDKRVVGIAPMVIPILNVAENIGSQMQDLGEWSFELYDYIQNGITNFLYTKYFDNLRKIIDPINYINTLEPIAKYVLNAADDEFFAVDSPKFFYSKLKGETRLNTYPNTNHNGIKKQAVANDIVNFFKLVAFGIERPEIEWSIEYSQDKNFGTIKMKVLKGVPTKISLWFSTTISTTMRDFRMYTCEDASCYQNLDWQSIDIEISPENNYFYTMEKPAAGWTGFFYQVEFETGSYYSTEVSIVPDILPFPKCPMSVCASGIPAYKNKTLEIENN, encoded by the exons ATGAAACTTAGTATTGTTACTTTTATTGTAACAGTAGTTGTGTTATCAGTGatctatatttataatagttCAACATTATTAGAATCTAGAGTATTGAAGGATTATGTTGAAAAGTATGATCCAAATTATAAATGGACATTAAATGCAACTTATAACACTAATGTCTCAACAATTTACATATTAGAATTaa CATCACAAAAATGGGATATGGGAAATTCAAGTAGTCCACTTTGGAAACATTGGTTAACAGTTTGTATACCAAATAATGCAACAGAAAATTTAGAAACTGGTTTATTACTTATTGATGGAGGTTCAACAGTGAATTGGGCAGTACCAAGTGTTAATGGTTGGAGTTCTTTTGGTCAACAATTATGTAAAacatcaaatgaaattacaGCAACAGTTCAACAAGTACCAAATGAACCAttgatttttgataataatggtattaaaAGATCAGAGGATGGTATTGTTGCACTCACATGGCGAAAATATATTGATACAAAGGATTCAAATTGGGTTAGTTTACTTCCACAAACTAAATCTGCAATTAAAGCAATGGATGCAGTTCAAGAATTTGGTAAAgaaattggtaaattttcaattaaaaattttgttgtAACTGGTGCTTCAAAGCGTGG atGGACAACATGGGGTACAGCAATGTCATCAGATAAACGTGTTGTTGGTATTGCACCAATGGTtataccaattttaaatgttgCAGAAAATATTGGATCACAAATGCAAGATCTTGGTGAATGGtcatttgaattatatgATTATATTCAAAATGGTATCACAAATTTCCTTTAtacaaaatattttgataatcTTAGAAAGATCATTGAcccaattaattatattaatacaTTGGAACCAATTGCAAAATATGTATTAAATGCAGCAGATGATGAATTCTTTGCAGTTGATAGTCCAAAATTCTTTTATAGTAAATTAAAAGGTGAGACTAGATTAAACACCTATCCAAACACTAATCATAATGGTATTAAGAAACAAGCAGTTGCCAATGATATTGTAAACTTTTTCAAATTGGTCGCATTTGGTATTGAACGTCCAGAGATTGAATGGTCAATTGAATACTCTCAAGATAAAAACTTTGGtacaattaaaatgaaagTTTTAAAAGGTGTACCAACTAAAATCTCCTTATGgttttcaacaacaatttcaacaacaatgAGAGATTTCCGTATGTATACATGTGAAGATGCTTCATGTTATCAAAATCTCGATTGGCAATCCATTGATATTGAAATCTCACCAGAAAACAATTATTTCTATACAATGGAAAAACCAGCTGCTGGTTGGACTGGTTTCTTTTATCAAGTTGAATTTGAAACTGGTTCATATTACTCAACTGAAGTATCAATTGTACCAGATATTTTACCTTTCCCAAAATGTCCAATGTCAGTTTGTGCTTCTGGTATTCCAgcttataaaaataaaactttagaaatagaaaataattaa
- the cbpA gene encoding calcium-binding protein, translating to MDCAITKDVEDMLRKFDSNGDGNITFDEAVKRLKETGSKDPLRAASSMFISLDKDKDGIISIKEIHGHKADVAAKKLQKAINNICNNFLKGYDTDKDGRISWDEVCNWVNKNNPDAIAPLMIVENFFSELDKDNDRFVTKCELQEYVTKYKSLPEQ from the exons atggattGTGCAATTACAAAAGATGTa GAGGATATGTTAAGAAAATTTGATTCAAATGGTGATGGTAATATTACATTTGATGAAGCTGTAAAACGTTTGAAGGAAACCGGTTCAAAAGATCCATTACGTGCTGCCTCTTCAATGTTTATTTCTCTTGATAAGGATAAGGATGGaattatttcaataaaaGAGATTCATGGCCATAAGGCTGATGTTGCTGCAAAGAAATTGCAAAAGGCAATTAACAACATCTGTAACAACTTCTTGAAAGGCTATGACACTGATAAGGATGGAAGGATCTCATGGGATGAAGTATGCAATTGggtaaataaaaacaatccAGATGCAATTGCTCCACTTATGATTGTTGAAAATTTCTTTAGTGAATTGGATAAAGATAATGACAGATTCGTAACCAAGTGTGAACTTCAGGAGTACGTTACTAAATACAAAAGTCTCCCagaacaataa